The Streptomyces sp. NBC_00102 genome segment TTTCCGACGAAGGCGTCGCGATCTGGCTCGACGACCTGTCCCGCAAGCGCATCACGTCCGGCAACCTCGCCGAGCTGATCGACCAGAGCCACGTCGTCGGTGTCACCACCAACCCGTCGATCTTCCAGAAGGCGATCTCCTCGGGCGACGGTTACGAGCAGCAGCTCACCGACCTCGCCTCGCGCAAGGTCACCGTCGAGGAAGCCATCCGCATGATCACGACGGCGGACGTCCGTGACGCCGCCGACATCCTGCGTCCGGTGTTCGACGCCACCGACGGCCAGGACGGCCGGGTCTCCATCGAGGTCGACCCGCGTCTGGCCCACCACACCGTGCCGACCGTCGCCGAGGCCAAGCAGCTGGCCTGGCTGGTGGACCGGCCGAACACGCTCATCAAGATCCCGGCGACGAAGGCCGGTCTGCCGGCGATCACCGAGGTCATCGCGAAGGGCATCAGCGTCAACGTGACGCTGATCTTCTCGCTGGAGCGCTACCGCGAGGTCGTGGACGCGTACCTGACCGGTCTGGAGCAGGCGAAGGCCGCGGGCCTGGACCTGTCGAAGATCCACTCGGTCGCCTCCTTCTTCGTGTCCCGTGTGGACGCCGAGATCGACAAGCGTCTGGACGCCGTCGGCACCGACGAGGCCAAGGCCGCCAAGGGCAAGGCCGCCCTCGCCAACGCCCGTCTGGCGTACGAGGCGTACGAGGAGATCTTCTCCTCCGACCGCTGGGCCGCCCTGGACAAGGCGCAGGCCAACAAGCAGCGTCCGCTGTGGGCCTCCACCGGCGTCAAGGACCCGTCCCTCAAGGACACCCTGTACGTCGACGAGCTCGTCGCGCCGAACACGGTCAACACCATGCCGGAGGCGACCCTGGAGGCCGCCGCCGACCACGGTGAGATCACCGGCGACACCATCACCGGTGGCTACGAGCAGGCGCGCGCCGACCTCGACGCCGTCGCGAAGCTCGGCGTCAGCTACGACGACGTCGTGGCGCTGCTGGAGTCCGAGGGCGTCGAGAAGTTCGAGGCGGCCTGGAACGACCTGCTCAAGTCGACCGAGGCGGAGCTCGCGCGCCTCGCTCCTTCGGAGGGCTGACCACTTTGTCTGGTGTTCCCGGAGCAAACCCGCTTCGTGACCCCCAGGACCGACGGCTCCCGCGCATCGCGGGGCCGTCGGGCCTGGTCATCTTCGGTGTCACGGGCGATTTGTCCAGAAAAAAGCTCATGCCCGCCGTTTACGACTTGGCCAATCGCGGCCTGCTGCCGCCGGGCTTCTCGCTCATCGGCTTCGCGCGCCGCGACTGGGAGGACGAGGACTTCGCCCAGGTCGTCCACGACGCCGTCAAGGAGCACTCCCGCACCCCCTTCCGCGAGGAGGTCTGGCAGCAGCTGAGCCAGGGCATGCGGTTCGTGCCCGGCAACTTCGACGACGACGAGGCGTTCGAGACTCTCAAGGAGACGATCGACGAACTCAACAAGGCGCAGGGCACCGGAGGCAACTTCGCCTTCTACCTGTCCGTGCCGCCGAAGTTCTTCCCCAAGGTCGTCGAGCAGCTCAAGAAGCACGGTCTCGCGGAGCAGACGGAGGGCGCCTGGCGCCGTGCCGTCATCGAGAAGCCGTTCGGGCACGACCTGGAGAGCGCGCAGGAGCTGAACCAGCTCGTGCACGACGTCTTCCCGCCCAACGAGGTCTTCCGCATCGACCACTACCTGGGCAAGGAGACCGTCCAGAACATCCTGGCGCTCCGCTTCGCCAACACGATGTTCGAGCCGGTCTGGAACCGGTCGTACGTCGACCACGTCCAGATCACGATGGCCGAGGACATCGGCATCGGCGGCCGTGCCGGTTACTACGACGGCATCGGCGCCGCCCGTGACGTCATCCAGAACCACCTGCTCCAGCTGCTGGCGCTCACCGCGATGGAGGAGCCCGGCTCCTTCCACCCGAAGGCGCTCGTCGCGGAGAAGCTCAAGGTGCTCACCGCCGTCGAGCTCCCCGAGGACCTGGGCAAGCACACGGTGCGCGGCCAGTACAGCCACGCCTGGCAGGGTGGCGAGGAAGTCCTCGGCTATCTCGAAGAGGACGGCATCGACCCCAAGTCGATGACCGACACCTTCGCGGCGATCAAGCTGACGGTCAACAACCGCCGCTGGGCGGGCGTCCCGTTCTACCTCCGTACCGGAAAGCGCCTCGGCCGCCGCGTCACGGAGATCGCGGTCGTCTTCAAGCGCGCCCCGTACCTCCCGTTCGAGTCCGGTGCCACGGAGGAGCTGGGCGGCAACGCCCTGGTCATCCGCGTCCAGCCGGACGAGGGTGTGACGGTGCGGTTCGGCTCGAAGGTGCCGGGAACCTCCATGGAGGTCCGGGACGTGACGATGGACTTCGCCTACGGCGAGTCCTTCACCGAGTCCAGCCCGGAGGCGTACGAGCGGCTCATCCTCGATGTGCTGCTCGGTGACGCCAACCTCTTCCCCCGCCACCAGGAGGTCGAGCTCTCCTGGAACATCCTCGACCCGATCGAGGAGTACTGGGAAAAGAACGGCAAGCCCGCTCAGTACGCGGCCGGCACCTGGGGTCCGGCCGAGGCGGACGAGATGCTCGCACGCGACGGACGGAGCTGGCGCCGGCCATGAAGATCGATCTCACGGAAACCACGTCCAGCAAGATCAACAACGCGCTGATCTCCGCCCGGCGTGCCATCGGCACCCCTGCCATCGGCATGGTGCTCACCCTGGTCGTCGTCACGGACGAGGAGAACGCCTACGACGCCCTCAAGGCGGCGAGCGACTCCTCCCGCGAGCACCCCTCGCGGATCATCGCGGTGATCAAGCGGGTCAGCCGCTCGCCGCGCAGCCGTCGCGACGCGCGTCTCGACGCCGAGATCCGGGTCGGTTCCGACTCGGGCACCGGTGAGACGGTCGTCCTGCGGCTCCACGGCGAACTCGCCAACCACGCCCAGTCGGTGGTCCTGCCGCTGCTGCTGCCGGACGCCCCGGTCGTGGTGTGGTGGGCCGAGGACGCCCCGGCCGACCCGGCGAAGGACCCGCTCGGCGCGCTCGCCCAGCGCCGCATCACGGACACCGGCACCGCCGAGCACCCGCTCGACGGACTGGCCGTCCGCGCGGCGACGTACGAGCCCGGCGACACGGACCTGGCGTGGACCCGCATCACGCCGTGGCGTTCGATGCTGGCCGCCGCCCTGGACCAGCAGCCCGCCCAGGTCGTCTCGGCGACCGTCGAGGGCGAGAGCGACAACCCGAGCTGCGAGCTGCTCGCGATGTGGCTCGCGGACCGGCTCGGCGTCCCGGTGGGGCGTACGCCCTCCCAGGGCCCCGGTCTGACCGCGGTCCGCATGGAGACGAAGAACGGCCCGATCGTTCTCGACCGTGCGGACGGCTCGCTGGCCACCCTCTCGATGACCGGTCAGCCCGACCGCGGTGTGGCGCTCAAGCGGCGCGACACCGCCGAGCTGCTGGCGGAGGAGCTGCGGCGCCTCGACCCGGACAACACCTACGCGACGACGGTGAAGTTCGGTGTCGAGAAGCTGGCCGCCCCCGACGAGGTCGCGGCGGCCACCCCCGCCGCTCCCGCGCCGGAAACGGCCGAGGGCGACACTCCCGAGGCCGAGAAGCCGAAGGCCGCCGCCCCCGCGAAGAAGGCCGCCCCGGCCAAGAAGGCGGCGTCCAAGTGAGTGCCCCTCAACTGGTCGTGCACCGCGACAAGGAGCTGATGGCGCAGGCCGCGGCGGCCCGGCTGATCACGAAGATCGTGGACGCCCAGGCCGCTCGCGGGTACGCCTCGGTGGTGCTGACCGGCGGGCGCAACGGCAACGGCCTGCTGGCCGCGCTCGCCGCCGCGCCCGCCCGGGACGCGATCGACTGGTCGCGGCTCGACCTGTGGTGGGGCGACGAGCGGTTCGAGCCGGACGGCGACCCGGAGCGCAACGTCACGCAGGCCCGTGAGGCCCTGCTGGACGCGGTAGCCCTGGACCCGGCACGGGTGCACCCGATGCCGGCGTCGGACGGTCCGTACGGGAACGACGCGGACGCGGCCGCGGCGGGTTACGCCGCCGAACTCGCGGCCGCCGCCCGCCCGGAGGACCACGGGCCGGTCCCGACGTTCGACGTGCTGATGCTGGGCGTCGGACCGGACACCCATGTCGCCTCGCTCTTCCCGGAGCTGCCCGCGGTACGGGAGACCGAGCGCACCGTCGTCGGTGTGCACGGCGCCCCCAAGCCGCCGCCCACCCGGGTCACCCTCACGCTCCCGGCCATCCGGGCGGCGCGCGAGGTGTGGCTGCTCGCGGCGGGCGAGGACAAGGCGGAGGCCGCGGCCATCGCGCTGTCCGGAGCCGGGGAGATCCAGGCTCCGGCGGCGGGCGCGTACGGCCGCGCCCGGACGCTCTGGCTGCTCGACGCGGCGGCGGCCTCCCGGCTGCCCCGCGATCTCTACCCGCCGGCCTCTTCCTGAGGGGCCGTCACCGGCCATTGCCTGGAGGCCCGTTCCCGCTCTTCACGAGCGGGGCCGGGCCTCTCGCCGTGGCGGATGCGGCCGGGCGCATCCTCCGCGTGGGACGGTGCCCGGCGGCTCCGGACGTCTCACATGTACTCGAAGTACCGGTCGTACCAGTCCGCCTTTCCCAACTCCCCATCGCCCTCTTCCTCTTCGGCCATGCCGCCGACTCCGAGGGCAACCGCTTCTGCGTCATCGACACAACGCACGGCTGAGGCCACGCCGCACCGGCCGCACCCGGGACCTCACGCGCCCGGGACCCGCACCGCCCCGGGCTCACCGCACACCGTGTCCGGGGGGGCGTCGTCGTGCGTGTCGGCGACGACCTCGGCGAGGGTGAAGTGGGCTTGCTCGACCTTCCGGTTGTGCACGCGCACTACCGGGCAGGGCGACGGACCCGGTCCGGAACGGGTGATCCCCCCGGCTCCGCACGGCGCGTCAGCCGGCGGGATCCGCGTGCTCCGGCGGTCCGGAGCCTCTGCCCCCGCGGTCGTCCTCGTCCCACTCCAGGAAGGGCGCCAGCAGCCCCGGTACGGCCTCGGAGGCGAGCCGGAGCCCCTCTGCCGCCCCGGTGTCGTACACCGTGTAGGCGCCCGTGCCCGCGGCCGTGGTGGCCGTAATGTCCATCAGGCCGGCCCGCCGCTGGAAGTACGACTGCCGTACCGTCCAGCCGATCACCCCGGACCGCTCCACGGCGGCGGTCGAGCGCCGTACGGTGCCGGAGCGGGTGACCAGGTGGCGGCCGGTCAGGGCGTGGCCGAGGCTCCGGTAGGCGTCCAGGGCCAGCACCACCGCGACCGGTACGCCCACCAGGGCGCAGCCGAGCGCGGTCCACAGCAGGGCGGGGGTGGTGGCGGCCCCGAGCGCTGCCAGGAGGACCGGCGGGGCCAGCACCACCGCGAGGGCCCGCCGCAGCCGGCGGCCCCGGGCCGCACGCGGGTGGCCGGTCAGGGGCGCGGCGGTCGGGGCCGACTCCTCCCGGAGCACGGCGGCGACGATCCGTTCCGCGTCCTGCCGGGGCACCGCGGGCAGCAGGGTGCTGTGGCTGGCCTCCTTGGCCTCCTCGTCGTCGGCGAGCCCGGTGGTGATCACGTCCACCCGGGCGGCTCCGAACAGCCGGACGCCCAGCGGCTCCACCAGTTCGGCGCCGCGCAGCCGGGCCTCCTCGACGGTGATGGAGCGGGAGGTCAGCAGCCCGCGGCCCACCCTGAGGGTGCCGCCCGGCTCGCGCTCCAGGCGGTAGTTCCACCACATCTCGGTCCAGAGGCCGAGGGCCCCTGCCGCCCCGGTGAGGAGGGCCGCAGCGACGAGGACGGCCAGCGTCCAGAACAGCGGGAGGGCGCGGAAGAGTTCGACGGTCCAGTGGACGACGTCGCCCTGCGCTCCGGCCCACTCGCTGATCTGCATGATCCCGCCGGCCGCGGCGCCGCCCAGCATCGGGGCGACGAAGGAGACCGGGGCGTAGCGGATCCAGCGGGGGTCGAGGACGGCCAGTTCACCGTCGCACTCCCCGGCCGAGGCACCGTCGCCGCCGGGCGCCGCGTCGCGCGCCAGCAGCAGCCGGCGCAGCCGTTCGCCCTCGGCCCGGGTGACGGGGTCGAGTTCCAGGGTCGATTCGCCGTCCCGGTGTTCGCCGGTGCCGATCCGTACGGTGACCAGGCCGAGGACCCGCAGCAGCGGGCGGGCGGTGAGGTCGACGGTGCGGACACGGTCGAGGGCGAGCGAGCGGCGTCGCACGAGCAGGAGCCCGGAGTGGAGGTCGACGTGTCCGGTGCCGATCCGGTACCGGGTGCGGCGCCAGCGGACGTGGTCCACGAGGGCCGCGCAGCCGGTCAGCAGGACGGCCCCGGCGGCGGTCCAGAGGCCTGCGCCGGCGGTGCCGAAGTGACCGAGGAACCCCATGGCCAGCGGGACTGCGGTGCCGATCACCACCCCGGCCGTGAGGACCGCGGTGACCAGGGCCGTACGGGGGTCGAGGCGGCGCCATCCGTCGTCGGTGCCGGGGGCGTTCGCGGGTTCCGCGGTGTGCGCGGTCTCCGCGGTGTTCATGTCGCGTCGCCGGGGGTGTCCCGGGTGATCCGGGTCAGCCGTTCGGCGAGCGCGGCGGCGGGCTCGTGCCCGAGCCCCGCGATCCGTACCGCTCCCTTGGCGGAGGCGGTGGTGACGGTGAGGGTGGCGAGCCCGA includes the following:
- the zwf gene encoding glucose-6-phosphate dehydrogenase, giving the protein MSGVPGANPLRDPQDRRLPRIAGPSGLVIFGVTGDLSRKKLMPAVYDLANRGLLPPGFSLIGFARRDWEDEDFAQVVHDAVKEHSRTPFREEVWQQLSQGMRFVPGNFDDDEAFETLKETIDELNKAQGTGGNFAFYLSVPPKFFPKVVEQLKKHGLAEQTEGAWRRAVIEKPFGHDLESAQELNQLVHDVFPPNEVFRIDHYLGKETVQNILALRFANTMFEPVWNRSYVDHVQITMAEDIGIGGRAGYYDGIGAARDVIQNHLLQLLALTAMEEPGSFHPKALVAEKLKVLTAVELPEDLGKHTVRGQYSHAWQGGEEVLGYLEEDGIDPKSMTDTFAAIKLTVNNRRWAGVPFYLRTGKRLGRRVTEIAVVFKRAPYLPFESGATEELGGNALVIRVQPDEGVTVRFGSKVPGTSMEVRDVTMDFAYGESFTESSPEAYERLILDVLLGDANLFPRHQEVELSWNILDPIEEYWEKNGKPAQYAAGTWGPAEADEMLARDGRSWRRP
- the pgl gene encoding 6-phosphogluconolactonase, whose translation is MSAPQLVVHRDKELMAQAAAARLITKIVDAQAARGYASVVLTGGRNGNGLLAALAAAPARDAIDWSRLDLWWGDERFEPDGDPERNVTQAREALLDAVALDPARVHPMPASDGPYGNDADAAAAGYAAELAAAARPEDHGPVPTFDVLMLGVGPDTHVASLFPELPAVRETERTVVGVHGAPKPPPTRVTLTLPAIRAAREVWLLAAGEDKAEAAAIALSGAGEIQAPAAGAYGRARTLWLLDAAAASRLPRDLYPPASS
- the opcA gene encoding glucose-6-phosphate dehydrogenase assembly protein OpcA, encoding MKIDLTETTSSKINNALISARRAIGTPAIGMVLTLVVVTDEENAYDALKAASDSSREHPSRIIAVIKRVSRSPRSRRDARLDAEIRVGSDSGTGETVVLRLHGELANHAQSVVLPLLLPDAPVVVWWAEDAPADPAKDPLGALAQRRITDTGTAEHPLDGLAVRAATYEPGDTDLAWTRITPWRSMLAAALDQQPAQVVSATVEGESDNPSCELLAMWLADRLGVPVGRTPSQGPGLTAVRMETKNGPIVLDRADGSLATLSMTGQPDRGVALKRRDTAELLAEELRRLDPDNTYATTVKFGVEKLAAPDEVAAATPAAPAPETAEGDTPEAEKPKAAAPAKKAAPAKKAASK
- the tal gene encoding transaldolase, coding for MTDALKRLSDEGVAIWLDDLSRKRITSGNLAELIDQSHVVGVTTNPSIFQKAISSGDGYEQQLTDLASRKVTVEEAIRMITTADVRDAADILRPVFDATDGQDGRVSIEVDPRLAHHTVPTVAEAKQLAWLVDRPNTLIKIPATKAGLPAITEVIAKGISVNVTLIFSLERYREVVDAYLTGLEQAKAAGLDLSKIHSVASFFVSRVDAEIDKRLDAVGTDEAKAAKGKAALANARLAYEAYEEIFSSDRWAALDKAQANKQRPLWASTGVKDPSLKDTLYVDELVAPNTVNTMPEATLEAAADHGEITGDTITGGYEQARADLDAVAKLGVSYDDVVALLESEGVEKFEAAWNDLLKSTEAELARLAPSEG
- a CDS encoding PH domain-containing protein, which gives rise to MNTAETAHTAEPANAPGTDDGWRRLDPRTALVTAVLTAGVVIGTAVPLAMGFLGHFGTAGAGLWTAAGAVLLTGCAALVDHVRWRRTRYRIGTGHVDLHSGLLLVRRRSLALDRVRTVDLTARPLLRVLGLVTVRIGTGEHRDGESTLELDPVTRAEGERLRRLLLARDAAPGGDGASAGECDGELAVLDPRWIRYAPVSFVAPMLGGAAAGGIMQISEWAGAQGDVVHWTVELFRALPLFWTLAVLVAAALLTGAAGALGLWTEMWWNYRLEREPGGTLRVGRGLLTSRSITVEEARLRGAELVEPLGVRLFGAARVDVITTGLADDEEAKEASHSTLLPAVPRQDAERIVAAVLREESAPTAAPLTGHPRAARGRRLRRALAVVLAPPVLLAALGAATTPALLWTALGCALVGVPVAVVLALDAYRSLGHALTGRHLVTRSGTVRRSTAAVERSGVIGWTVRQSYFQRRAGLMDITATTAAGTGAYTVYDTGAAEGLRLASEAVPGLLAPFLEWDEDDRGGRGSGPPEHADPAG